GAGCGCCGGTGCAACGAGGTTGGGAAGACAGCGTCGTGTTTTTTCCTTCCAGTCCGGTTTGATCGTTTTGAAATAGAGCGGGGAATAAAGCTTCTGGATTTTATTACTTACCTCAAAATTGATAAGCTCGATTTGTCCGGAATGCCGGTTGGTTAGCTTTGAGCAGGTTTCCCTATGATCGTGGTCGCTGTCGTGGAGAAAGAACACAATCTTGCCTCCGATTTCAGACTGCAGACGACGGGCCGACCTGATTTTGGAAAACAAAAAACGGTTCGGGAAAATGCCACACGGCTGCTGCCCGAAACATATCACGGGCTCGCTCATGAAATTGAGCTCCTTGGTTTTGATTTACCCGCGCAGGGGTACAGAGGCGAAGAGTTATTCATCAAGTCCATATGCTACTCGAACTTATAAGCGTCCAAGTTTATCGCAGATTTCGCCACCGAGGTGGCTCCTACACATTGACGTGCACTTGAGGATTGTAGGAGTTAGCTTGCCTGCCCTGAGTTCGTCGAAGTGGCTTACGATTGTATTTTCTTTCATCAGGCTTCCGCTTTCTTTTCAAAGAATTCTTGTAGGATCAGACTCAAGAGAATGACCATGAAACAGGCGATCAGGTTGTACCACAAGTAACCGATTTCAACAATGTCGGTAAAGTAGATGATCAGGACAGAGATCTGGGCAATCAGCGCCGCGGTAAATGCAGCATGAGCTTCAATCCTTTTAATGAAAAACGCTGCGAGAAATAGTCCAAGCACTGTTCCGTAAAACAAAGAGCCTACAATGTTCACCGCCTCGATCAAACTTTCAACCATACTGGCGAAGAGAGCGAAAAGAATAGCCAGTCCTCCCCAAATGGCTGTGAAAATTCGCGATGCTTTCATGTAATGACGCTCGCCCCTGTTCTTGACAAAATGGTTCTGATAAAAATCTACGGTTGAGATGGTTGCCAATGCGCTGAGTTCGGACGCTGTAGATGACATGGCGGCGCTTAAGATCACTGCAATCAGCAACCCAATTAAGCCGATGGGGAGTTCATTCAGGACAAAATGAATGAAGACATAATCTGAATCCTTCATACTTTCTTCGCCGAGTGCATCGGCAATGTGAGCCTTCATGTTGCCACGCGATTCCTTTATCGCCTGGCTGGCCGATTGGACTCTGACCTTTGTGGATTCTTCCAGGGCTTCGTCTCCCGATCGTAAGGCTTCCACATAATCGCCCAACGCAGCTTGTTGATTTTTGAACTTTTCTGCGAAGGCGTCCTCAAGATTCCGATATGCTTCTGTATCTTTCTCCAAAGCAACTTCCGTCATAGGTGCCGGAAGAAATGTGGCAGGCGGTTTTTCCCATTGATAAAAGATAAACACCAAAACTCCCAAGAGCAGAATCATGAACTGCATGGGTACTTTGAGTAATGCATTAAACATTAGTCCCAAGCGACTATCCCGAACGGAGTGTCCCGACATGTAGCGCTGGGCCTGGGATTGATCGGTGCCAAAGTAAGAAAGGGAAAGAAAAAATCCGCCGAGCAGGCCCGACCAAAGGGTGTAACGCTTATCAATGTCGAATGAAAGATCGACAACGTTCAGGTGTCCCATGGCCCCAGCGACACTGAGGTTTTCCAAAAAACTGGCGTGATTTGATATCTTATAAACCACAATCCCGAATGCGATCGCCATGCCTGAGAGAATCACGGTCATTTGATATTTGTGAGTCAGGCTCACCGCATGGGATCCGCCGGTAACGGTGTAGAGGATTACGGAGAGACCTACCGCAATGACGGTAGTATTCATATCCCACCCAAGCACACTGGTCAGGATAATCGACGGCGCGTAGATAGTGATCCCTGCGGAGAATCCTCGCTGAATCAAAAAGATAATGCTTCCCAACGTTCTCGTTTTTGTATCGAAACGATGCTCAAGGAATTCGTAGACGGAGCATAGTTCCAAACGATAATAAATCGGGACAAACACCACCGCTATCAAAATCAAAGCCAACGGCATGCCAAAGTAGTTTTGCACAAACTCCATGCCGCCATCGTATGCCAACCCGGGAGTGGACAAGAACGTAATTGCACTCGCCTGCGTAGCCATAACCGAGAGTCCAATGGTGCCCCACTTATTCGAGCTGCCTTTAAGGAACTCATCCAGCTTGCGGTCGTTGCGCGTTTTCCAGACGCCGAAAAAGACAATCGCAAGCAATGTGCTTCCCAGGACTATGATATCAAATGTACTCATAAAAGATTCGAATTGATTACTCGAAAGTTTTGGTCAGCCAGGCGTAAAATGCGATTTGTGCGACCAGAGCCGCTACCACGATTATATACAAGCGTGTCCAGCCGGAGCTGCTTTCGTCTTTGACCGACGACATCACTTCGTTGTTCGAATCAGTTTCCATGTCCTAAAGATATCAAATTTACAAATAGCCTGATAGCACCCGGATTTCCTTCTGGTAATTGCCGGAAAAATGATAAACCCGCATAGGCGTACCATCCCTTTCCATACTGGGCAATCAGGAGTCCACCGTCTCTGGCTGGCTCCCCACGGTCGTTGGCGGATAAGACAGCCTCGTAGTGATCGTCCCATTCGTCCGCGTAATACAAACCACGCTCCTGTACCCAGTTTTCAAAGTCATTGGCCGTTATTTTGTTGGGCACGTTAAACACCCGGTGCGCTGGCTTCAGCATCCGCATTTCTACTTTCTCTTCGGATACGCGGTCTCTTGATAATTGAAGTGGGTAGGGGGAGCTGAAATTGGATTTGGTGCGTGATGCAGTCGTATTAAACTGGGAGATCAATGTGCCTCCTCCTTCCACGTAGGCTTTCAATTCATCGAAGCGTTTGTCCAATCCTTCCAGTGCGTCAAACGCGCGTGGTCCCAGGATGACCGAGTCGTATTGCTGCAGGCTTTCGCGGTTGATGTCGGCAACTTGAATGACATCCACTTCGTAGCCGATCCCAAGCAAGGTTTCAGGTACGGGGTCACCAACCCCTTCGATGCAAGCAATGCGGTTTCCAGCACGGCTCAATTCGAGTCGCGTTAGTTTGGTCGCCGCTTTCGCCATGATTGGTTGGCGGCCTATGTGTTCGTATTCGATCTGATTGGATCGTTGGTTGAAGATGTTTCCGTCGTCTGCTACTACCTTGAAGAACACACTGCCTTCGGATGCGTTTTTAGGTGGAGTGATTTTCGCGGTTCGGACCAATTGGGTGTTTCTTTGTTTAAATGATATCTCAGGTTCGGCGATGTTCACCTTCCAACCTTTCGGAGCATCAGCGACTAGCTTACCTGAAAATATTCCTGAGTTCCCCGTTATGGTAAGCTCCACTTCTTTGGCCTGGTTGTTTTCAAATAATAGCACGGTGGCGTTCGGTTGTAATACCACTTCCGGGCGAATACTCACGATGTGATGCACTTCCCCTTTGATGGGATCGCTCAGGCGTTCAATCACGGGAGCGGAAAGCGCGATAGTATACCCATCAATTTCGAGTTTTGCCGTTACCGACATGGAAGCGGGAACGGACATCAGTTCCAGTAGTCGCTGGTTTTTAAAGTGATAAATGCCTATGTCCGGTTCTTCTTTTAACCAGAAGGGCTGAGTCAGCGGAGCATTCTTTGGAAGGTTGAAGCTGATATCCGTTATTTCTGAAGCACCTTCGCCAAGCTCCTTATCTAAATTTTGATTTAGATTCAGATGGATATCTTTGGGCCAGTTTTCGTTATCGAATAAAGTAACATCCAGGCTTTTTATATTCACCTTTAGGGGCGAACGGTTGTTCAGCTCGACCTCGAGATTCACTTTGTCTCCCGGAGTTAAATAACCGACTGATGATCGTGCTTCAAAATGAAGACCAATGGCCGCAGCAATCAGCTTCTGGATCGTTGCTCGGGTTGTTTCGATTTGTCGATTGGTATCCAGGCCAGCCAATGCCTGATCGGCTTTAATCAAATGATTAACCGCTTTCCATGGATTGTTGAAATCAAACGTTTGGATAGCATTATCGATTGCCGAGTGAATTTTGTCGCCGCTTGGATATCGTCCCCAAGTTGTATCAACTCCATTCAGGAAATCTCCTTGGGTCGGTTCTCCATCGAGCAGGACTAACCTTTCGGTTTGTGGTCCACGGCGTCCGGCCTGGCCGAAGCCCTGACTCTTGTGCATGCTCCTGCTTCGGGCGGCAATCTCCGTATAGGAGGTTCCCAGAAGCGGGTTGTACTTCCCGATTTCCAAAGAGACTACTTCGCGCTGTTCGTCGGACAAGCCCGGTCCTCCGCGCCCTCCAGGTCCTCTTTGTCCATATCCATTCCAGAAGATGCGTGTTGCCTGGTGCGTTTGCACCTGGTCGAGTTGTTCAGAAAATTGATTTGGGTCTGCTGCCAGTCGAAATGCTTTTAATGCCATTTGGGCAGACAAGGTGTGGTGTCCATGGGTGACACCTTCGTCTGGATTAAAACGGGTGATAATGACATCGGGTTTGAAAAACCGAATCGCGTAGACCACATCTCCCAGAACGGTTTCTTCCTGCCAGTTTTCCAAGGTATCTTCCACATTCTTCGAATAGCCGAAATCCCGTGCACGCGTGAACAACTGTTTGGCCCCATCGGTTTTTCTTGCCTGCAGGAGCTCATTCGCCCGAATGAGGCCCAGGTTTTCCGTCAATTCCGGGCCGATCAGGTTTTGACCACCGCCTCCGCGGGTAAGTGACAGGTAGGCTGTCTCCAGCTTTTCCTCCTGCGCCAGGTAGGTGAGCAGGGCGGTATTTTCATCATCTGGATGCGCGGCCACAAAGAGGACTGAGCCAACCGTATTGAGCTTATGAAGCTCGTTTAGGAGCTCTGAAGAGTTCATTGTTTGGCCAAATACCACGGTGGAAATCAACAAGGGTGCGTAGAGGAGTACCGATCGAGCAATGGGCATAAAATTAATAATAATTAGGGTAGGAAATAGAGTCTCTTGATTTATTCCTCCGTCTACCAGTCAAAATCTTGAAATATTGTGTTTTGCCAAGCTTCTGCATAGTTCTATGTTTTAAATAATGATTCAATGTCCTCAAACAGTCTAATGCGTATCCTTTCTTATCTGGGACTTTTTCTTACTGGTTCTGCGTCTTTATTGGCTGATTTTTCCATTCAGGGCACGATTTCACATTTGGATCCCGGTACCAAGCTTCTCCTGTTTCGTCAGGATCTCGATGCCCGGAGTGAAACTGAAGCGGGTGGGTTGGTCATTCAGGCTGATCATACCTTTGAACAGAGCTTTGATGGGGAACCGGGATTTTTTAACCTGGAGATTCCCCGGTGGGGCAGAATTCCGCTCGCAATCGATTCAGGGCAGGATGTGACCATCACCGTTCATTCTAACAATCCTGCAGACTTTGAAATCTCCGGTTCTACTGACTCGGATGTCTTACTCGCTTATGAGGCCTTTCGAAAAGATTCTTTAACCCGGCTTGTTTATCCTCCACGCGAGCTCCTTAACCGGGCGACGGCAAACGGAGTTTCCACTGAGGAACTGGCTCCCCTTGCCCAAGCCGAGGTCGATGGATATAATGCGCATAAACGGGAGCTGAATGATTTTACGATCGAACACGCAGGTTCTTTGGTTGCGCTCTACGCCACGTCGCTGCGTTGGGACAGCGATTACCGCATTTCGGAAATTCAAAAACAGGTGGATGCGTTTGCCGATACTCATCCTGGGCTGCTTATTACCGGAAGCATGCAAGAGCGTCTGCGACTTTTTGGTTTGACTGCCATTGGAGCAATGGGTGCCCCGTTAAGTGGACGCGATTTTAACGGAGAAGAATACTCGCTCGAAGACTTCAGGGGCAAAGTCGTGCTCGTAGATTTCTGGGCATCCTGGTGTGTTCCCTGTCGGGTTGAAAACCGTCATTATCCAAAACTTCTCGAAACCTATTCGAAACACGGATTCGAAGTATTTGGAATTAATCTGGATGATAGCCGTTCTAGTTGGATGAGAACCTCTCATCAGGATGAAGTAACCTGGCCGCAGATATCTGATCTGCTCGGTTTAAAATCTCCTATGGCCCAGGCCTACAATGTGACTGCTCTACCCATGAGTTTTCTTCTTGATGAAGAAGGGCGTATCATCGACCGTAATCTCCGAGGCGAGGAGCTTTCCAAAAGACTTGGGGCATTGTTTGGGGGAAATGCAGGAAAGTAAGCCGAGTTCTTTCCTCGTAAATGTGAGGGTAGTGCTCGGTTTAATTTCATGGATTTGCAGGCATTACTCATGGCGTTGATTGCTGCGAAAAATGGAAACTTATCTTTTTCGACTACGGTGTATCATTCTTGGAATTCCTAACAATATTGATTCTATCAAAGTAGATCATAATACTGGTGAGGTTCGACTTTACCTCCGCAATTACATTTCCATTTTCCTCTGTGGATGGCTTTTAGGCATCTTCTGCATACCCCAAAGCCAATTTTTTCAAAAATTGTATTTCTCCGGTAAAGCTGCCAGCCATAGAGTACAATGAAAGAATAGACTCCTGCTTTGAGTGACATAATTAATGGTTCCTGGAAAAAATTGAGACTCAATTGTGACACTAGGCTCTTAGGTCCGAAGGAAATCCAAAAGATGGGGATTATTCCGAGAGAAAGTAGGAAAACTCTTACTGGATTTCTGGAGTCCTTGATTCTCTCCCTTTTATTACGATCAATTTCCGTTTCCGGCTTTCGCTTAAATTTTGTTTTGATCATTGGGCTATTGAACTTGTCTCTGAAATGTAGCCTTAATTTTGGAGGTCTCTTTTTCTGCGACCTTTGCCTCAGTAGCAAATTTCT
This region of Verrucomicrobiota bacterium genomic DNA includes:
- a CDS encoding TlpA disulfide reductase family protein, whose product is MSSNSLMRILSYLGLFLTGSASLLADFSIQGTISHLDPGTKLLLFRQDLDARSETEAGGLVIQADHTFEQSFDGEPGFFNLEIPRWGRIPLAIDSGQDVTITVHSNNPADFEISGSTDSDVLLAYEAFRKDSLTRLVYPPRELLNRATANGVSTEELAPLAQAEVDGYNAHKRELNDFTIEHAGSLVALYATSLRWDSDYRISEIQKQVDAFADTHPGLLITGSMQERLRLFGLTAIGAMGAPLSGRDFNGEEYSLEDFRGKVVLVDFWASWCVPCRVENRHYPKLLETYSKHGFEVFGINLDDSRSSWMRTSHQDEVTWPQISDLLGLKSPMAQAYNVTALPMSFLLDEEGRIIDRNLRGEELSKRLGALFGGNAGK
- a CDS encoding sodium:solute symporter, which gives rise to MSTFDIIVLGSTLLAIVFFGVWKTRNDRKLDEFLKGSSNKWGTIGLSVMATQASAITFLSTPGLAYDGGMEFVQNYFGMPLALILIAVVFVPIYYRLELCSVYEFLEHRFDTKTRTLGSIIFLIQRGFSAGITIYAPSIILTSVLGWDMNTTVIAVGLSVILYTVTGGSHAVSLTHKYQMTVILSGMAIAFGIVVYKISNHASFLENLSVAGAMGHLNVVDLSFDIDKRYTLWSGLLGGFFLSLSYFGTDQSQAQRYMSGHSVRDSRLGLMFNALLKVPMQFMILLLGVLVFIFYQWEKPPATFLPAPMTEVALEKDTEAYRNLEDAFAEKFKNQQAALGDYVEALRSGDEALEESTKVRVQSASQAIKESRGNMKAHIADALGEESMKDSDYVFIHFVLNELPIGLIGLLIAVILSAAMSSTASELSALATISTVDFYQNHFVKNRGERHYMKASRIFTAIWGGLAILFALFASMVESLIEAVNIVGSLFYGTVLGLFLAAFFIKRIEAHAAFTAALIAQISVLIIYFTDIVEIGYLWYNLIACFMVILLSLILQEFFEKKAEA
- a CDS encoding PIG-L family deacetylase, whose product is MPIARSVLLYAPLLISTVVFGQTMNSSELLNELHKLNTVGSVLFVAAHPDDENTALLTYLAQEEKLETAYLSLTRGGGGQNLIGPELTENLGLIRANELLQARKTDGAKQLFTRARDFGYSKNVEDTLENWQEETVLGDVVYAIRFFKPDVIITRFNPDEGVTHGHHTLSAQMALKAFRLAADPNQFSEQLDQVQTHQATRIFWNGYGQRGPGGRGGPGLSDEQREVVSLEIGKYNPLLGTSYTEIAARSRSMHKSQGFGQAGRRGPQTERLVLLDGEPTQGDFLNGVDTTWGRYPSGDKIHSAIDNAIQTFDFNNPWKAVNHLIKADQALAGLDTNRQIETTRATIQKLIAAAIGLHFEARSSVGYLTPGDKVNLEVELNNRSPLKVNIKSLDVTLFDNENWPKDIHLNLNQNLDKELGEGASEITDISFNLPKNAPLTQPFWLKEEPDIGIYHFKNQRLLELMSVPASMSVTAKLEIDGYTIALSAPVIERLSDPIKGEVHHIVSIRPEVVLQPNATVLLFENNQAKEVELTITGNSGIFSGKLVADAPKGWKVNIAEPEISFKQRNTQLVRTAKITPPKNASEGSVFFKVVADDGNIFNQRSNQIEYEHIGRQPIMAKAATKLTRLELSRAGNRIACIEGVGDPVPETLLGIGYEVDVIQVADINRESLQQYDSVILGPRAFDALEGLDKRFDELKAYVEGGGTLISQFNTTASRTKSNFSSPYPLQLSRDRVSEEKVEMRMLKPAHRVFNVPNKITANDFENWVQERGLYYADEWDDHYEAVLSANDRGEPARDGGLLIAQYGKGWYAYAGLSFFRQLPEGNPGAIRLFVNLISLGHGN